A DNA window from Hordeum vulgare subsp. vulgare chromosome 1H, MorexV3_pseudomolecules_assembly, whole genome shotgun sequence contains the following coding sequences:
- the LOC123406058 gene encoding uncharacterized protein LOC123406058 has translation MAKLMCLCFIILTIAVVVSAGGCDGDRQDMIRECGKYQKFPAEPKLAPSDACCAVWQKANIPCLCAGVTKEKEKIWSMEKVGYVANFCKKPFPHGYKCGSYTFPPLA, from the exons ATGGCGAAACTCATGTGCTTATGCTTCATCATCCTCACTATTGCGGTAGTCGTGTCAGCTGGCGGATGCGACGGTGATCGACAAGACATGATCAGGGAGTGTGGTAAGTATCAGAAATTCCCAGCAGAGCCGAAGCTAGCTCCATCAGATGCGTGCTGCGCCGTGTGGCAGAAGGCGAACATCCCATGCCTTTGCGCTGGTGTCACCAAGGAGAAAGAGAAGATATGGAGCATGGAGAAGGTTGGCTACGTTGCCAATTTCTGCAAGAAGCCGTTCCCACATGGCTACAAGTGTGGAA GTTACACATTCCCTCCTCTAGCGTAG